ACTTGCATTTCTTTCAGagtcgtcttcatcctggtttgtgtgtgtcatcatcgaagcagacttagaatgcagaagcactGGGATATAACTGATAACACATATTCCCTgctttttaatatctgaagaattaatgcaacaggaccacagctgaacacttagaaagacctgtgaggcaactgttccaatacttatgctcacatggATAGGGGAGATGacactctaaaagtgctgatcttcttagctggtaaaacatctttgtgttgaatcacccaataataaaatgtgacattctgtaattttgtctcatattcatcttttaattatatttacagatttcttgactccacaccaaacagaacaattttgtcttaactgttccaatacttatggagggcactatatatactataattactttcaattttatttaGATAGATGTTACGTGTCGATGTAATCTGTGTGCCATTGTTCTATTCACCTTAGTCTGATTGTAATGCAGCGTTTTGGTTACAAAACTTAATTAGGCTTTACTTCAATTTAAGAGATAAACCTCATTTCTATTATACTTAAGAGCATAGAAAACATTTTGGAAGCACACAAGAGCATATGAAAAACAGGAAAAGCAGCTGAAAGCTGGAAGATTTCCTTTTCAAAGTTTTCCATGCCAGAGTCAAAATATGGCTGGCATCCGGAAAACATTATCTTTTATCAgcccacagagagagagaaagggggtgAGATAGAAAGAAACAAAGCGAAACAAAGAGAAAGTAAGAAACATGAGTGGTGGGGGCCAGTGGGAAGATGGTGTGAGATTTTTCCATTCTGAGCAACAAAAAAATAGAAGTGctataacaaaaaacacaaagcgTTTCCTATAGGAAACATCATTACATGCGCACAACACAATCCTTTCTTCATTCAACTAATATTATACAGGAGTGAAGAAGAAGTCTAAAAAAACGTCTTTGTGTGACAACCTGGTCTCCCTTATTACTACAGACAACTTAAGATATTATTCAAATTAGCATGTGCTTTAACAAATTCATGCTCATGTATACAGCACTAAGACTCAAATGGATGTATGCTCATTATtacaagaaaagagaaaatgtgtCTTATGTTAAGCTGACGTCTTTTTTCAGTTTAGCTTAAAGTTCTCATTTGTGAGCCATGGAAAGGGGAGTGCTCTAGTTATTGTTGTATGTGATGATGTTTGTGTTCTGTAGTTTTGCTATGAAAATAtgggaaaaagtgtttttgtttaaatggggAGGGGAGGTGGTTTAGTTTAACTGTGTTTAATAATTGCAAAGATATTTTTTCTACGAGTTTTGCACGCATTTATTTGAGGGTCTGGCATATTTTGGTAAAGCCAGATTGCGAAAGTGAGGTAACggttaattattgttttatgacTCACAAGTAAACTGGCCACAGAGTCTTTTGTATAATGACTCACAAGTAAACTGGTGGCAGTGTCCTTTagattttttagtttgttttatctATTTTGCTGCTAAAGGGTgcaaataatctttttttgtgtgggtgtgcatgtatgtgtgtttctcACTCTTTTGAAGggataattgaaaaaaatgaaattttttaatttactcaaactcacgtcattccaaacatgtatgaatttctttcttcagcagaagaagatattttaaagaatgtttcaatTGGAATccctttaaaagaaataaacagtacacaataaattgtataaaagttttaaaaagttaaacattAACGGTCATTGAGCAAccgtgggggaaaaaaaaaaagctgaaattctACCCAAGTGAGTCACCATCACAGTATTACATTAAGAAAGAGATTAAATAAGGCCAGTGATCTCCACCAccccctttttttctctttcccttcCTGACTTCTCTCATTTCCACTgctgtctttgtctgtctctgtCACTGGTCTTGAAATATACTAGTCCTCTTAAATGCTTTTACATGTTCTTTACTATTCATTTTCACTCACCCTTCCTTTTCCCTTTGTTCTCtccattttctttatttacttttccAGCAGTGTGTagctaataataaaaactacaactagCATACACCCAACACACATAATCATTATCAGGGAAACAGTGATTAAGTTCACCCTTCCACAGATTGAATACAGGATAATATCTTATACTGTGCCACCTAGTGACCCAGCATTCAAAAGCAGAATGCATtctgtttttgcatattttttttctgtccagtatgtagatttgtttggcagtgcactgtcagaaaaaaaaaaaatacattgtaaaaaaaaactgtctcttTAGGGGTACAACATTTTGTTACCTGCACAGTGTAGATAATGTGGATATTAATACCTTAGAGAATTACCTTGTGCTCTTAAACCATGCAGGACTGGTTATGACTGCTGGAGTGGCTTCATTATGATTTCAACACTATGTAAGGCAGTATATTCATGGCATCTTTTTTTGATTAATGACATAAATCCAGTGTGAGGTTTCATTACCTAATAGTGATTTTTGCACCCTGTAGCTACATGTCAAAAATTACACTAGGCCATTTGCATAAACAGCTATTATGTAAAGACTATGTCTAAGAACTTGTCTAGCAAAGGGGTAATCAATTTTGTACTTTTTGGATTCAAAAAAACGTTTTTATGTaacttactttaaaaatgtatgcagtcATAAGGGAAATAAAATGAGATAACTATGCTGTAAGACTAATGtaaagcagtttatgcaaccagCCACAGTTGGACAGTTCTAATCTCATCTCTGtctcattttagtaaaaaaaaaaaaagcgttacTGCGCACCAGTATCATAACACAGTTTTGCAAAAGACTATTTTCATTCAACTTGAgcagttttgtatgtaaatgATTAGGCCTTAAAATGATTGTCACAATTTGAGTTTTTAACATAACCACTAGACATACTTTTTGTAGTAtagaatttttttcagtgaaattgCCTAAAGGCTCAATTCTTAGGTCTTGGCTGTTTGTGTGCGGTTAGGAGCTGGTTTAACCAGCTGAGTTATAGACTTCCCAATGGCACGAGATGCCAAGTCCAcctgtttctttttttgcaaacTCGATAATTAAGTAAACAAGAATTTAAATGGTAAGGGGATGAACAATAGGAGAGAGAGCAAAGGGCAGAGTAAGACAAAGAAAAGTTAATGCAGGTGCGTTTGTGTGTCAAGGGTTGGAATGGTGGGAGGGGGGTCAATTTTTGGGTGTGGTATTTGCATATAACACTCAATCTGTTCCTTCAGTTCTCATCTTTGGCTCTCAATTTCGTGCACTTCTTGTTTGCCTTGAACTCCAAAAAACAACATGTCAAGTaagatactttttatttttttactgagatGTGTTACTGGTTCAAATGAACTAATGCATCTCACTGCTGCACTACTACTGTATTTTAAGAGTTTAATGGATTAAAAATGTATAGATCCCCTGCATTTTTTAGCGTGCatgtatgttaaatgtttttcagCTGTTAAATGATTGGTCaatatttcttttattcattttaaggcCATAGTTTAAGAGTTTCTGTGGGAAGACAGCAAGAAGAGGCAGCTGGTGGTGGATGAAATGATCAATAACAAaaatctctttctgtctttctcttctgtCTTAAGGGCAAGTTCAGGGTGTTGGCTATAATCTTCTTGCTCTTAAAATTGGCATTTTTTATCTCTTCTTTTCTGAAAACTCCCACTCTTCAGACAGTTAAGGTCCACCCCTTCTTCAGAGGGCTGTAACCCGTTCTGTGTTATATTGTTGCTAGGCATGACATTTCATATTTTGTACTTTTGACATCACTACTAATAATTTTGGATGTTGTAAACAATaggctttgttttattattattaatattattatttatgatacaCCTGCTTTGTATCACACTAATTTCACAGAAATCCAACAAGGAATGGCTTTGCTGATTGCAGCCTTTTACAAATACTCAGGAAAGGAGGGAGACAAGACCACCCTGAGCAAAGGCGAGCTCAAGGACATGCTCACAGCAGAGCTGGGCGACATCCTTGGGGTGAGAGGCACTGCAAAACTATTTCATAAACTAACcagttgaaatataatttctcttttcactatgcttcatttaaaaagcaGGTATTAAAATTGCTGccttttagaattttttgtttttttagattaagtaataacatcataataaatatattgtgagCTAATACTGATGTAAATATGTGTCGTTTAATTCACATCACTGTACTGACCGTGTTTCTAATTATGCTtttgtgtatgttgtgtttgttaaAGAAATCCAGTGACAAGGCAGCTGTGGACCAGATTTTTAAGGATCTGGATGCAAATGCAGATGGCACTGTGGACTTCAAGGAGTACGTCAACTTGGTCGCCTGCATCACTATGCTTTGCAAtgagtttttcacaaaaaaatgatcCTGTCCTTACAGAAAGGGTTTATCTGTAAAGCTGCGGTGTATCTGAAACCAAGAATAAACGGTTTTCATGTTTTGAATTAAATCTGTATTCTTACAATATGTTGGTGTGAGTGTTCTTAtctgtaaatgtgtgtttatggtgtttgTGGCTGCAGCTTACATACACATGAAGGTAATTCCTATAGCTATATTAGAACTATATGCTTCATTTTCATATGGAAGTGTTCACCTACCACGACACTCCTAACATAATATGTACATACAATGAATTGTCAGATTACACTAGAAAGATACAGCCaagtgagtttgatcaaggtttggagctaaactctgcaggaaagtggacctcgagggccagagttaATCCCCTGTATAAAGAAACTAACATGTCAAAATCATGAATTTTActacagaaaatataaatttctctctctcaataATGCATGTGAGGCCCTTGTGTGTGGTGTGGCATTCTTTTCAAGTTTCCTGCAGGCCATATATCTACTGTATAGTATGAGTTACTGTAATCCATGGGTTGTATGAGTTACTGTAAACTCTGACCCTCAAGGTCCTGATGACTGCCTGTATCTTTCTATTGATCCTGAAGACCTAGGTGAGCTTGTTCGGGTGTGTTTAATTTGGTTTAgacctaaactctgcaggaaagtggaccttgagggccagagttgagattCCCAGCTCTAAATACTCCCTCACTCCCAAATGAAGCTAGCCATTCATTTGATGAAGACATCGTCTGTCCGTGCACTTCATGTAATTTTGATACGTCAATGAAGAACATCCAGCTCTCAACTCTTCATTTGGCGACTATTAAAGAAGTAGAACCCCAAggagctgtggtttacagtgattttagAGCAGCTAAGGGGCATTGTTAGGCATGACGAGTAAATAATCAGCAGTAAACTTTTTGGCTGTTGGTGTGCTTATAGAAGCTGGTTTAGCCAGCTGAGGACTAAACAAGGACAAGAGATGCctctattttccattttttttgtgttttaagggAGTGAACAATAAGAGTGAGAGAGCATAGTAAGAGTAAAAGAGAGGGACATAAATGCGTTTGTGTGTTAAGGGTTGGGACGGTGGGAGGGGATGAATTTGGGGGCGTGACATTTCTCTGTATATAACACCCAGTCTGTTCCTTCAGTTCTCACTTGCTCGATCCCATTTTTTTCACTTCTTGCTCGCCGTGAACTCCAGAAACACCATGTCACGTAAGagactattttttaataaattgttttactgCTTAAAATGAACTAATGCATCTCACTGCTGCACTATAAGAGTTTGACGGGTTCAAAATTAGTAGATTGATGGCATTCTTTGAAAGGTAGTTTAGTTTGTGATATGTTTTTCAGCCATTAATTAATTAGTAGAATAGTTTAAGAGTTTGTGTGTTGAGAAGAAGCCAGAGGCAGGAAAAGGAGGCAGTTGATGGTGGAACAAATGACCAATGACAAAATAAAGTagatctctttctttctttctgtctgtctctctattctgttttaattaaagGGTATGTAGGGTGTTGGCCATAATCCGCTTGTGCTtaaaactgtagttttttttttcccttcttttctgAAAACTCCCACTCTTCAGACAATTAAGGTCCACCCCTTCTTCAGAGGGCTGTAACCAGTTCTGTGTTATATTGTTGCTGGAcatgatattttttatatcatactTATATCTCCACTATTAATGATTTTGGATGTCGTAAAAGATGATGAGTTTTGTttgattgttattaatattattattattaatgatacaCCTGCTTTGTATCACACTAATTTCACAGAAATCCAACAAGGAATGGCTTTGCTGATTGCAGCCTTTCACAAATACTCAGGAAAGGAGGGAGACAAGACCACCCTGAGCAAAGGCGAGCTCAAGGACATGCTCACAGCAGAGCTAAGCGACATCCTTGGGGTGAGAGACACTGCAAAACTATTTCATAAACTTATCTTttcattatgacattttaattaaaaatgcttaatttaaaatGAGGTATTAAAATTgctcctttatatatatatatatatatatatatatatatatatatatattatatatatatatatatatatatatatatatatattagattgaCAGGATTGACAGTATCTCTGATTACACTtttgtgtatgttgtgtttgttaaAGAAATCCAGTGACAAGGCAGCTCTGGACAAGATTTTTAAGGATCTGGATGCAAATGCAGATGGCACTGTGGACTTCCAGGAGTACATCACCTTGGTCGCCTGCATCACTATGCTTTGCAAtgagtttttcacaaaaaaataatcttgtcCTTACAGAAAGGGTTTATCTGTAAAACTGCAGTTCCTGAAACCAGGATtgaaggtttttaatgttttgaattaaatcTGTATTCTTACAATATGTTGGTGTGAGTGTTCTTATtaaagccctgcatttcagcccgagcccgacgggcCCCGACTTATTTATGCCCCTagggccgggcttcgggccaattttcacgttgTATAGCCCTCACATGGCGGGCCCCCCGGGGCCTCGGGCCTTTTTTTGGGTTATCCTTctgatttttatacttttttagacattaaataaaaaaatgagaacgTTATTTCACGGTCGAcgatagaaacaaaacaaacatagaaagacATTTCATAACCCTCATAGCATTTCATAATCTGATAATTCAACCCGTTCTAATTAAACTGACATACTGACATGACAgtctcacacacgcacgcgcgcTGCACGCACGCTTTTCCGTCAGCGCGACCCACGATTATACCCTTCACTTATATCCAACTTTATTGTAGTAGTAGCTATTAGAGGCCTCtaaagtaatgtaaaatgtaaaacagcacgAGACCCTGCTACAGCAACTGTCAAGACTCGCTCGctctgtgtttagtgtcccgTCAGCAGCAGCACGCAGCGAAACGTGTCATTTCAGCCGCAGCGGGGAAGAGTGATAGAAGAGAGGAGAACTGGGTTAAAACCTTCC
The Cyprinus carpio isolate SPL01 chromosome A16, ASM1834038v1, whole genome shotgun sequence genome window above contains:
- the LOC109073027 gene encoding ictacalcin-like codes for the protein MSQIQQGMALLIAAFHKYSGKEGDKTTLSKGELKDMLTAELSDILGKSSDKAALDKIFKDLDANADGTVDFQEYITLVACITMLCNEFFTKK
- the LOC109073028 gene encoding ictacalcin-like, with translation MSKIQQGMALLIAAFYKYSGKEGDKTTLSKGELKDMLTAELGDILGKSSDKAAVDQIFKDLDANADGTVDFKEYVNLVACITMLCNEFFTKK